In Streptomyces sclerotialus, one genomic interval encodes:
- a CDS encoding YihY/virulence factor BrkB family protein: MRGPQGDANDGGGASAGVPKGPGDLPKQSYKAVFKRTAKEFKKDNLTDLAAALTYYGVLAIFPAALALVSILGLMGSGTIQPMIDNVGKFAPGAARDVITSMLKQMQGSGGKAGIALVIGIVIALWSASGYIAAFMRAANAVYDIEEGRPAWKILPTRFLITVVTVVLLAVISVAVVFTGSLAQKAGDVLGLGSTAVTVWNIAKWPVMVILISFIIALLYWAAPNVRRRFRWVTPGSLLAILLWLVASALFALYVANFASYNKTYGSLAGIIIFLVWLWISNLAILLGLEFNAEMERSRAMEAGHPRDEEPYAEPRDTRKM, translated from the coding sequence ATGCGAGGGCCTCAGGGAGACGCGAACGACGGCGGCGGGGCGAGCGCCGGGGTGCCCAAGGGACCCGGTGACCTGCCCAAACAGTCGTACAAGGCGGTGTTCAAACGCACCGCGAAGGAATTCAAGAAGGACAACCTCACCGACCTGGCCGCCGCCCTCACCTACTACGGCGTGCTCGCGATCTTCCCGGCCGCGCTGGCGCTGGTGTCGATCCTGGGCCTGATGGGCAGCGGGACGATCCAGCCGATGATCGACAACGTCGGCAAGTTCGCCCCGGGCGCCGCCCGCGACGTCATCACGAGCATGCTCAAGCAGATGCAGGGCAGCGGCGGCAAGGCCGGCATCGCCCTGGTCATCGGCATCGTGATCGCCCTGTGGTCGGCCTCCGGCTACATCGCCGCCTTCATGCGCGCCGCGAACGCCGTGTACGACATCGAGGAGGGCCGGCCGGCCTGGAAGATCCTGCCGACCCGCTTCCTGATCACCGTCGTGACCGTCGTCCTGCTCGCGGTCATCAGCGTGGCCGTGGTGTTCACCGGATCGCTGGCCCAGAAGGCGGGTGACGTCCTGGGGCTCGGCAGCACGGCCGTCACGGTCTGGAACATCGCCAAGTGGCCGGTGATGGTGATTCTGATCAGCTTCATCATCGCGCTGCTGTACTGGGCGGCGCCCAACGTCCGGCGCCGGTTCCGCTGGGTCACCCCCGGCAGCCTGCTGGCCATTCTGCTCTGGCTGGTCGCCTCGGCGCTCTTCGCCCTCTACGTCGCCAACTTCGCCAGCTACAACAAGACCTACGGCAGCCTCGCCGGGATCATCATCTTCCTGGTCTGGCTGTGGATCTCCAACCTCGCCATCCTGCTCGGCCTGGAGTTCAACGCCGAGATGGAGCGGAGCCGCGCCATGGAAGCCGGTCATCCGCGGGACGAGGAGCCGTACGCCGAACCGCGCGACACCCGCAAGATGTGA
- a CDS encoding HAD-IC family P-type ATPase: protein MKVPGIGIARTVVGTAVSALGATARPRTRINGERAHIAVRGLREAEEATATAATAALEQRLAALPAVRWAAVNAALGHAVVELVAEGAADLGTAQALAEAAEAVEEEHGLTGPLPEHPAAPGDIQRAALSLALQAAAVPVATAVRLSQRTPLPVGLSALVTVIDTQPALRRKVTAVVGSRNVDVVLAGLSALAQAGSGGFTGLGVDAVRHTLRLAETVAHREAWQAAEPRVTGTEQHARAAAVPTAPREVALREGPVERYARRAGWVAGTVFTGTFAVTRKATPAASAAVAALPKPPWTAREAFASTLGRGLSQRGSLVADPGALRRLDRVHTVVLDTEALLTGGHLLADLVPLDEERSTGDLAATAYRLFDGRRPTAAHEEDDWTLAPHLPKDREEKDGPDVAAVADAAQRLRRGGAEHILALAHQGRLCALVAVVPELHEAAEGLVTAARRHGLTLMTAGPHTSHVALSDAHGTVPGGDRLAASVRDLQRDGTGVLLASGDRSALTAADVGVGVTGRDGVLPWGADVYVGDDLTQVGVVLAACGAARPVSQRGVRLAQAAAVVGMVTTLAGRRKRGMTARSLLAVNVAATLGMAQGVWSAAQALRVNGPRIPARRPWHAMTPDTVLGMTGGTEDGLTSRQVRSRTRTTDEHVQQPSLLRAVATETANPLTPVLLGGAALSAGVGALLDAYIIVGVTLLSGCIGGVQRHLADRAVADLHRRSAVMATALRDGEERQLPSEELVAGDVVALTAGDVVPADCRLLTARGMEADESALTGESLPVAKDVAPVLAADLADRTSMAYEGTTVAAGRARAVVVATGAATEAGRGAQAGRGAAAPVGVERRLAQITRTTMPVALGAAGTLMAVGLMRGRPARETVGAGVGLAVASVPEGLPFLVSAAQLAAARRLSAQGVLVRDPRTIEAVGRTDVLCFDKTGTLTHGQISLTAVSAAGRSLAVERLGTEQQDVLAAGLRATPRRRRKQPLAHVTDNAVVAGAEEAGVHRTRSAPGWKRSAQLQFEPSRGYHAAVGRSGKEWVLSVKGAPEEVIQRCTSQAGRKLDPADREELLAEGEKLAAEGHRVLAVAERRLRKDPTEEGKLTDETVGKLGFLGFLAFSDQVRGTAADSVRELADAGVHIVMITGDHPQTAESIAKELGLINGHRVVTGAELDGLDDAALDKVLPDVGVVARSTPVHKVRVVQAFQRLGRTVAMTGDGANDAPAIRIADVGIALGGRGTPAARAAADLVVTDDRLETILAVLIEGRAMWASVRQSLAMLVGGNLGEIAFTVLGATVSGTSPLTARQLLLVNLFTDLLPAIALAVRAPHPDAAVRLLREGPEASLGAALTDETAQRALATATGAAAGWLAARLTGRQARARTVALTALVATQLGQTLMIGGRDRSVVASAVGSMAALAAVVQTPGLSHFFGCTPLGPVAWTIALSAAGAATAGSSLLPPLITRMEALASRRKEETAPATVTA from the coding sequence GTGAAGGTTCCGGGGATCGGCATCGCGCGGACGGTGGTGGGGACCGCGGTGAGCGCGCTCGGCGCGACGGCGCGGCCACGCACGCGGATCAACGGTGAACGGGCACACATCGCGGTACGCGGACTGCGGGAGGCGGAAGAGGCAACGGCAACGGCGGCGACGGCCGCCCTCGAACAGCGGCTCGCCGCGCTGCCCGCCGTCAGGTGGGCCGCGGTCAACGCCGCACTGGGACACGCCGTGGTGGAACTGGTGGCGGAGGGCGCAGCCGACCTCGGCACGGCACAGGCGCTGGCCGAAGCGGCCGAGGCGGTCGAGGAGGAGCACGGGCTGACCGGCCCGCTGCCCGAGCATCCGGCGGCGCCCGGCGACATCCAGCGCGCCGCCCTCTCCCTCGCCCTCCAGGCGGCCGCGGTACCGGTCGCGACCGCCGTCCGGCTCTCGCAGCGCACCCCGCTGCCGGTCGGCCTCTCCGCGCTGGTCACCGTCATCGACACCCAGCCGGCGCTGCGCCGCAAGGTGACGGCCGTGGTCGGCTCCCGCAACGTCGACGTGGTGCTCGCCGGGCTGAGCGCGCTCGCCCAGGCCGGCTCCGGAGGCTTCACCGGACTGGGCGTGGACGCCGTACGGCACACCCTGCGGCTGGCCGAGACGGTCGCCCACCGCGAGGCGTGGCAGGCGGCGGAGCCCCGCGTCACCGGGACCGAGCAGCACGCCCGCGCCGCAGCGGTGCCCACCGCGCCGCGCGAGGTGGCGCTGCGGGAGGGGCCGGTCGAGCGGTACGCGCGCCGGGCCGGCTGGGTGGCCGGCACGGTCTTCACCGGCACGTTCGCGGTGACCCGCAAGGCCACGCCCGCGGCGAGCGCGGCCGTGGCCGCCCTGCCCAAGCCGCCCTGGACGGCCCGGGAGGCCTTCGCAAGCACCCTCGGCCGGGGCCTGTCCCAGCGCGGCAGCCTCGTGGCCGACCCCGGGGCGCTGCGCCGCCTGGACCGGGTGCACACCGTCGTCCTGGACACCGAGGCCCTGCTGACGGGCGGCCACCTCCTCGCCGACCTCGTACCGCTGGACGAGGAGCGCTCCACCGGCGACCTCGCGGCGACCGCGTACCGGCTCTTCGACGGCCGCCGGCCCACGGCGGCGCACGAGGAGGACGACTGGACGCTGGCGCCGCACCTGCCGAAGGACCGCGAGGAGAAGGACGGGCCGGACGTGGCGGCCGTGGCGGACGCGGCGCAACGGCTGCGCCGCGGCGGCGCCGAGCACATCCTGGCGCTCGCCCACCAGGGCCGGCTCTGCGCGCTGGTCGCCGTGGTGCCCGAACTGCACGAGGCCGCCGAGGGCCTGGTCACGGCGGCCCGCCGGCACGGCCTGACCCTCATGACCGCGGGCCCGCACACCTCCCACGTCGCGCTCTCCGACGCGCACGGCACGGTGCCCGGCGGCGACCGGCTGGCCGCCTCCGTCCGGGACCTGCAGCGCGACGGTACGGGCGTCCTGCTGGCCTCCGGGGACCGGTCCGCACTCACCGCCGCCGACGTGGGCGTCGGCGTCACCGGCCGGGACGGGGTGCTCCCGTGGGGCGCCGACGTGTACGTGGGGGACGACCTCACGCAGGTCGGTGTGGTGCTGGCGGCGTGCGGCGCCGCACGTCCGGTCTCGCAGCGCGGCGTCCGGCTGGCCCAGGCGGCGGCCGTGGTCGGCATGGTGACGACGCTCGCCGGACGCCGGAAGCGGGGGATGACCGCGCGCAGCCTGCTCGCCGTCAACGTGGCCGCGACGCTCGGCATGGCACAGGGCGTGTGGTCGGCGGCGCAGGCCCTGCGCGTCAACGGCCCCCGGATACCGGCGCGCCGCCCCTGGCACGCCATGACCCCGGACACCGTGCTGGGCATGACCGGTGGCACCGAGGACGGCCTGACCAGCCGTCAGGTCCGCAGCCGCACCAGGACGACGGACGAACATGTCCAGCAGCCCTCGCTGCTCCGGGCGGTCGCCACCGAGACCGCCAATCCGCTCACGCCGGTACTGCTCGGCGGCGCCGCCCTGTCGGCCGGGGTCGGGGCACTGCTGGACGCGTACATCATCGTCGGCGTCACCCTGCTGTCCGGCTGCATCGGCGGCGTCCAGCGGCACCTGGCCGACCGGGCCGTCGCCGACCTGCACCGGCGCTCCGCCGTGATGGCCACCGCACTGCGGGACGGTGAGGAACGCCAGCTGCCCTCCGAGGAACTGGTGGCCGGTGACGTGGTCGCGCTGACCGCCGGCGACGTCGTACCCGCCGACTGCCGGCTCCTCACCGCCCGCGGCATGGAGGCGGACGAGTCGGCGCTGACCGGCGAGTCGCTGCCGGTGGCCAAGGACGTCGCCCCCGTCCTCGCCGCTGACCTGGCCGACCGTACGTCCATGGCGTACGAGGGGACCACCGTGGCGGCGGGGCGGGCGCGTGCCGTGGTCGTCGCCACCGGCGCGGCCACCGAGGCGGGCCGCGGCGCGCAGGCCGGGCGGGGCGCCGCCGCGCCGGTCGGCGTGGAGCGCCGCCTCGCGCAGATCACCCGCACCACCATGCCGGTGGCGCTCGGCGCGGCCGGCACCCTGATGGCCGTCGGCCTGATGCGCGGCCGCCCGGCACGCGAGACCGTCGGTGCCGGTGTCGGCCTCGCGGTGGCCAGCGTGCCCGAGGGGCTGCCCTTCCTGGTCTCGGCCGCCCAACTGGCCGCAGCGCGGCGGCTGTCGGCCCAAGGCGTCCTCGTCCGCGACCCCCGCACCATCGAGGCGGTCGGCCGTACGGACGTGCTGTGCTTCGACAAGACCGGCACCCTGACCCACGGGCAGATCTCGCTCACCGCCGTCTCGGCGGCAGGGCGCAGCCTCGCCGTGGAACGCCTCGGCACCGAGCAGCAGGACGTCCTGGCGGCCGGGCTGCGCGCCACGCCCCGGCGGCGCCGTAAGCAGCCGCTGGCCCATGTCACCGACAACGCGGTGGTCGCCGGCGCCGAGGAGGCCGGCGTGCACCGCACCCGCTCGGCGCCCGGCTGGAAGCGCTCCGCGCAGTTGCAGTTCGAGCCGAGCCGCGGTTACCACGCGGCGGTCGGCCGGAGCGGCAAGGAGTGGGTGCTGTCGGTGAAGGGCGCGCCCGAGGAGGTGATCCAGCGGTGCACGAGCCAGGCGGGGCGCAAACTGGACCCCGCCGACCGCGAGGAACTCCTCGCCGAGGGCGAGAAGCTGGCCGCCGAGGGACACCGCGTCCTCGCGGTCGCCGAGCGCCGCCTGCGCAAGGACCCCACGGAGGAAGGGAAGCTCACCGACGAGACCGTCGGCAAGCTCGGCTTCCTGGGCTTCCTCGCCTTCTCCGACCAGGTGCGCGGCACCGCCGCCGACTCCGTGCGCGAACTCGCGGACGCCGGGGTGCACATCGTCATGATCACCGGTGACCACCCGCAGACCGCCGAGTCCATCGCCAAGGAACTCGGCCTCATCAACGGCCACCGTGTGGTCACCGGCGCCGAACTGGACGGACTGGACGACGCGGCGCTGGACAAGGTGCTGCCGGACGTGGGCGTCGTCGCCCGCAGCACACCGGTGCACAAGGTACGCGTCGTCCAGGCCTTCCAGCGCCTGGGCCGTACGGTCGCCATGACCGGGGACGGCGCCAACGACGCGCCCGCCATCCGGATCGCCGACGTCGGCATCGCGCTCGGCGGCCGGGGCACCCCGGCGGCGCGGGCCGCGGCCGACCTGGTGGTCACCGACGACCGGCTGGAGACCATCCTCGCCGTGCTGATCGAGGGCCGCGCCATGTGGGCCTCGGTACGGCAGTCGCTCGCCATGCTCGTCGGCGGCAACCTCGGCGAGATCGCCTTCACCGTCCTCGGCGCCACCGTCTCCGGCACCTCGCCACTGACGGCGCGTCAACTCCTGCTGGTCAACCTCTTCACCGACCTGCTCCCGGCCATCGCCCTGGCCGTCCGGGCGCCGCACCCCGATGCCGCCGTGCGGCTCCTGCGCGAGGGGCCGGAGGCGTCGCTGGGCGCGGCGCTGACCGACGAGACGGCGCAGCGGGCGCTCGCCACGGCGACCGGCGCCGCCGCCGGCTGGCTCGCGGCGCGTCTCACCGGCCGCCAGGCCCGGGCCCGTACGGTCGCGCTCACGGCGCTGGTCGCCACCCAGCTCGGCCAGACCCTGATGATCGGCGGCCGGGACCGGTCGGTCGTGGCGTCCGCCGTCGGCTCGATGGCCGCGCTCGCGGCCGTCGTGCAGACCCCGGGCCTCAGCCACTTCTTCGGCTGCACCCCGCTCGGGCCGGTCGCCTGGACGATCGCACTGTCCGCCGCCGGCGCGGCGACGGCGGGCTCGTCGCTCCTGCCGCCGCTGATCACCCGCATGGAGGCACTGGCGAGCCGGCGGAAGGAGGAAACCGCCCCGGCGACGGTCACGGCGTGA
- a CDS encoding DUF2243 domain-containing protein, with amino-acid sequence MATTGEVRAGPAPRSLRLPGIVLGVGLGGFVDGILLHQLLQWHHMLTSTNTDRIGLKYYSPHSVSGLEMNTVWDGIFHTVCWLAVLIGLALLYSRVTHGRRRVWTSRVLWGWILAGWGIFNLVEGLLDHQILGIHHVHGGPYQVWWDIGFLVLGALLLLGGWALQRGGRAFDPERGA; translated from the coding sequence ATGGCCACCACGGGCGAGGTACGGGCAGGGCCTGCGCCGAGGAGCCTCCGGCTGCCGGGGATCGTACTGGGCGTGGGCCTCGGCGGATTCGTCGACGGCATCCTGCTGCATCAGCTCCTGCAGTGGCACCACATGCTGACCAGCACCAACACCGACCGGATCGGCCTGAAGTACTACTCGCCGCACTCGGTGTCCGGGCTGGAGATGAACACCGTGTGGGACGGCATCTTCCACACCGTCTGCTGGCTCGCGGTGCTCATCGGCCTGGCACTGCTGTACTCCCGCGTCACGCACGGCCGGCGGCGCGTGTGGACGTCGCGGGTGCTGTGGGGCTGGATCCTGGCGGGCTGGGGCATCTTCAACCTCGTCGAAGGGCTGCTGGACCACCAGATCCTCGGCATCCACCACGTGCACGGCGGGCCCTACCAGGTCTGGTGGGACATCGGCTTCCTGGTCCTGGGGGCGCTGCTGCTCCTCGGGGGCTGGGCGCTCCAGCGCGGCGGCCGGGCCTTCGACCCCGAGCGGGGCGCCTGA
- the mdlC gene encoding benzoylformate decarboxylase: protein MATVSEATYALLRAHGLTTVFGNPGSNELPFLAGMPADFRYVLGLHEGAVLAMADGYAQASGAAAFVNLHAAAGTGNAMGMLTNSVYAHSPLVITAGQQVRSTIGQEVMLASVDAAALPKPLVKWACEPSCAADVPRALSQAIHLANLPAKGPVYVSVPYDDWAQEAPEGVAHLTGRRTAAAGALSGAQFDGLVAALDGAADPVLVLGPEVDAEEANADAVRLAEQLSAPVWIAPSASRCPFPTRHPAFRGVLPAAVRGVSDALAGHDVILVAGAPVFRYHQFVPGAYLPAGARLIQLTGDPGEAARAPMGEALVGGVRDALARLAGAVTGGRRPALPPLPDFRPAPTAVSGDRLHPEELFALLRRTAPEDAVYVTESTSTTGAFWAQMDLSRPGSYFFPASGGLGFGLPAAVGAQLAHAERQVIGLIGDGSANYGITALWTAARYGIPVIIVILNNGTYGALRWFSKVLDSGETPGMDVPGIDFVQLAGGYGVAATAVRTGDAFVRALKDALGSRRPAVIEVATELTEP, encoded by the coding sequence ATGGCCACGGTGAGCGAAGCGACGTACGCGCTGCTGAGGGCGCACGGACTGACGACGGTCTTCGGCAATCCGGGGTCGAACGAGCTGCCGTTCCTCGCCGGCATGCCGGCGGACTTCCGGTACGTCCTCGGACTGCACGAGGGAGCGGTGCTGGCGATGGCCGACGGGTACGCGCAGGCCAGCGGCGCGGCGGCGTTCGTGAACCTGCACGCGGCGGCCGGTACCGGCAACGCGATGGGCATGCTCACCAACTCCGTGTACGCGCACAGCCCGTTGGTGATCACCGCGGGCCAGCAGGTCCGCTCGACGATCGGCCAGGAAGTCATGCTGGCCAGCGTGGACGCGGCGGCGCTGCCGAAGCCGCTGGTGAAGTGGGCGTGCGAGCCGTCCTGCGCGGCGGACGTGCCGCGTGCCCTGAGCCAGGCGATCCATCTGGCGAACCTGCCGGCCAAGGGCCCGGTGTACGTGTCGGTGCCGTACGACGACTGGGCACAGGAAGCTCCTGAAGGAGTCGCCCACCTGACGGGGCGTCGGACAGCCGCGGCCGGGGCGCTGAGCGGCGCGCAGTTCGACGGACTTGTGGCGGCCCTGGACGGCGCTGCGGACCCGGTGCTGGTGCTGGGCCCCGAGGTCGACGCGGAGGAGGCCAACGCCGACGCCGTACGGCTGGCGGAGCAGCTGAGCGCCCCGGTCTGGATCGCGCCCTCGGCGTCCCGCTGCCCGTTCCCCACCCGGCATCCCGCCTTCCGGGGCGTGCTGCCCGCGGCCGTGCGGGGCGTCAGCGACGCGCTGGCGGGGCACGACGTGATCCTGGTGGCCGGGGCGCCGGTGTTCCGGTACCACCAGTTCGTGCCCGGTGCCTACCTGCCCGCGGGCGCCCGGCTGATCCAGCTGACCGGCGACCCGGGCGAGGCCGCGCGGGCGCCGATGGGCGAGGCTCTGGTGGGCGGGGTGCGGGACGCGCTGGCGCGGCTGGCCGGCGCGGTGACCGGCGGGCGGCGCCCGGCGCTGCCGCCGCTGCCGGACTTCCGGCCCGCGCCCACGGCCGTCTCCGGGGACCGGCTGCACCCGGAGGAGCTGTTCGCGCTGTTGCGCCGGACCGCTCCCGAGGACGCGGTGTACGTGACGGAGTCCACCTCCACCACCGGGGCCTTCTGGGCCCAGATGGACCTGTCCCGGCCGGGCAGTTACTTCTTCCCGGCCTCCGGCGGCCTGGGCTTCGGGCTGCCGGCCGCCGTCGGCGCCCAACTGGCGCACGCCGAGCGGCAGGTGATCGGGCTGATCGGGGACGGCTCCGCGAACTACGGCATCACGGCGCTGTGGACCGCGGCCCGGTACGGCATCCCGGTGATCATCGTGATCCTCAACAACGGGACGTACGGAGCGCTGCGCTGGTTCTCCAAGGTGCTGGACTCCGGCGAGACACCGGGCATGGACGTGCCCGGCATCGACTTCGTCCAGCTCGCCGGGGGTTACGGCGTCGCCGCGACCGCGGTGCGGACCGGCGACGCCTTCGTACGCGCCCTGAAGGACGCGCTCGGCAGCCGCCGGCCCGCGGTGATCGAGGTGGCGACCGAACTCACCGAGCCGTGA
- a CDS encoding SDR family NAD(P)-dependent oxidoreductase gives MQLDLSGRTALVTGSTQGIGAAIAAGLARAGALVGVNGRNAARVDEAVARLGQEVPGGRFAAAAADVTTEEGTARLADTLPDVDILVNNLGIFGAKDPMEISDAEWRRYFEVNVLAAVRLTRTYLPGMTGRGWGRIQYIASDSAVVIPAEMIHYGMSKTAILAVSRGFAKQAAGTGVTVNSVIAGPTHTGGVEDFVYELVDRDLPWDEAQRVFMREHRPQSLLQRLIEPEEIAHMVVYLSSDQASATTGGAVRVDGGYVDSILP, from the coding sequence ATGCAGCTCGACCTGTCAGGACGGACGGCGCTGGTCACCGGCTCGACCCAGGGAATCGGCGCGGCGATCGCCGCGGGGCTCGCCCGCGCGGGCGCCCTGGTCGGGGTCAACGGGCGGAACGCCGCCCGGGTCGACGAGGCCGTCGCCCGGCTCGGCCAGGAGGTGCCCGGCGGCCGGTTCGCCGCGGCCGCCGCCGATGTGACGACGGAGGAGGGCACCGCCCGGTTGGCGGACACGCTGCCGGACGTGGACATCCTCGTCAACAATCTCGGCATCTTCGGCGCGAAGGACCCGATGGAGATCAGCGACGCGGAGTGGCGGCGCTACTTCGAGGTGAACGTCCTGGCGGCGGTCCGGCTCACCCGTACGTACCTGCCCGGGATGACCGGGCGCGGCTGGGGCCGTATCCAGTACATCGCCAGCGACTCGGCCGTGGTGATCCCCGCCGAGATGATCCACTACGGCATGTCGAAGACCGCGATCCTCGCGGTGAGCCGCGGCTTCGCGAAACAGGCGGCCGGCACGGGCGTCACGGTCAACTCCGTCATCGCCGGGCCGACGCACACCGGCGGCGTCGAGGACTTCGTGTACGAGCTGGTCGACCGCGACCTCCCGTGGGACGAGGCGCAGCGGGTCTTCATGCGCGAGCACCGTCCGCAGTCGCTGCTCCAGCGGCTGATCGAGCCCGAGGAGATCGCCCACATGGTCGTCTACCTCAGCTCGGACCAGGCGTCGGCGACCACCGGCGGCGCGGTCCGGGTGGACGGCGGGTACGTCGACTCGATCCTGCCCTGA
- a CDS encoding AAA family ATPase, translating into MSSASAPVPGAPHSGRFVVVTGGPGAGKSTLIDRLAERGYARSEEAGRGVIRDQTAIGGRGLPWTDPALFAELMLGWELRSYRLAAAHGAPSAGPVFFDRGVPDIVGYLRVQGLPVPAHVHAAARTYRYHHRVFLAPFWPEIYAADAERKQSPEEAERTYLAMVEAYTEYGYELVELERAPVEERVRSVLRSVEDARKGA; encoded by the coding sequence ATGTCTTCGGCATCCGCGCCCGTCCCCGGCGCCCCGCACTCCGGCCGCTTCGTCGTCGTCACCGGCGGGCCCGGCGCCGGGAAGAGCACGCTCATCGACCGGCTGGCGGAACGCGGGTACGCCCGGTCGGAAGAGGCGGGGCGCGGCGTGATCCGGGACCAGACGGCCATCGGCGGGCGTGGCCTGCCCTGGACCGACCCGGCGCTCTTCGCCGAGCTGATGCTCGGCTGGGAGCTGCGTTCGTACCGGCTCGCCGCGGCGCACGGGGCACCGTCCGCCGGGCCCGTCTTCTTCGACCGCGGAGTGCCCGACATCGTCGGCTACCTGCGTGTGCAGGGGCTTCCCGTACCGGCCCACGTGCACGCCGCCGCGCGGACGTACCGGTACCACCACCGGGTGTTCCTCGCGCCCTTCTGGCCGGAGATCTACGCGGCGGACGCGGAGCGCAAGCAGTCCCCCGAGGAGGCCGAGCGGACGTACCTGGCCATGGTCGAGGCGTACACGGAGTACGGGTACGAGCTGGTCGAACTGGAGCGGGCGCCGGTCGAGGAGCGGGTGCGGTCCGTGCTGCGGTCGGTGGAGGACGCCCGGAAGGGCGCGTGA
- a CDS encoding LysR family transcriptional regulator, which translates to MTDLDLNLVKTFVLLYETRSVTRTAQALFLTQPSASHALRRLRRHFGDELFVRSADGLRPTETAERMYPRLRQALEVITETVSGTAAFDPLTSRRTFRLCATDLGELILLPAVLAELETRAPHCRMEVAPLDFAAAAQELRQGRADAVICTPRIDAADLRRDPLFQERYVGLCAEDHPRIGDRPELGEYLAERHIAVAAAAGHADADQVLARLGHPRDIVAHVPHFAVLPELVARTGYLAVVPSRAVRSFTRAAPVRTFTLPFGIPTAEVALYTYRRTLPAPAVEWLRATVAGLLTAGH; encoded by the coding sequence GTGACGGACCTGGACCTCAACCTCGTGAAGACCTTCGTGCTGCTCTACGAGACCCGGAGCGTCACCCGGACCGCGCAGGCCCTCTTCCTCACCCAGCCCTCGGCCAGCCACGCCCTGCGGCGGCTGCGCCGGCACTTCGGTGACGAGCTGTTCGTCCGGTCCGCCGACGGACTGCGCCCGACGGAGACCGCGGAGCGGATGTACCCACGGCTGCGCCAGGCGCTGGAGGTGATCACGGAGACCGTGTCCGGCACGGCCGCCTTCGACCCGCTGACCTCCCGGCGCACCTTCCGGCTCTGCGCCACCGACCTCGGCGAACTGATCCTGCTCCCGGCCGTGCTCGCGGAGCTGGAGACCCGCGCGCCGCACTGCCGGATGGAGGTCGCCCCGCTGGACTTTGCAGCCGCCGCCCAGGAGCTGCGCCAGGGCCGGGCCGACGCGGTGATCTGCACACCCCGCATCGACGCGGCCGACCTCCGCCGCGACCCGCTGTTCCAGGAGCGCTACGTCGGGCTGTGCGCGGAGGACCACCCGCGCATCGGCGACCGGCCGGAGTTGGGGGAGTACCTGGCCGAGCGGCACATCGCCGTCGCGGCCGCGGCCGGCCATGCCGACGCCGACCAGGTGCTGGCCCGGCTCGGCCACCCGCGCGACATCGTGGCCCACGTACCGCACTTCGCCGTGCTGCCCGAACTGGTCGCGCGTACCGGGTACCTGGCGGTCGTGCCGAGCCGCGCCGTACGCTCCTTCACCCGTGCGGCGCCGGTGCGTACCTTCACCCTGCCCTTCGGCATCCCCACCGCCGAGGTCGCGCTCTACACGTACCGCAGGACGCTTCCCGCGCCCGCGGTGGAGTGGCTGCGCGCCACGGTCGCCGGTCTGCTCACGGCCGGCCATTGA